Proteins from a genomic interval of Candidatus Paceibacterota bacterium:
- a CDS encoding cysteine desulfurase family protein, translated as MGINFSWFQKNPTHGTSKRVFLDYASATPVSKRVSRVLETYQGYFHNPAAIYTEGVKAKEIIKDARVQIAKIVSAQPNEIYFTSGGTESANLAIQGVIKALDRTVFPRPHIIVSAFEHAAVLETTRALEADGVLITYVLPNDDGIIDPKEISKLLTPDTVLVCVMYVNNEIGTIQPLREISKKIKEMRKSVSGRDQHSDYPYFYTDACQAPLYLPLAINELGVDMVTLDGIKMYGPRASGILIAKDAVRFAPLMLGGAHQRGKRPGTESVSQVVGIKEALIEATELRVSESERIRKLQTYFIEKIARHYGEKASINGSVKEGELIPNNVNVCIRNIDSEFVVLQLDAKGICVSSASSCSTLSDAAGSYVIESLGEAKRRCAESSIRFSFGRETTKKDIDIALETLFKIV; from the coding sequence ATGGGCATCAATTTCTCTTGGTTTCAAAAAAACCCCACGCACGGGACCTCAAAACGTGTATTTCTTGACTATGCGTCCGCTACACCTGTCTCAAAACGTGTATCTCGCGTGCTTGAAACGTACCAAGGGTACTTTCATAACCCAGCAGCGATATATACAGAAGGGGTGAAGGCGAAAGAGATCATCAAAGACGCTCGCGTACAGATTGCAAAGATTGTTTCTGCACAACCTAATGAAATATATTTCACGTCAGGAGGAACAGAATCGGCCAACCTTGCAATCCAGGGCGTAATCAAGGCACTCGATAGAACAGTATTTCCGCGACCACATATTATCGTTTCAGCATTCGAACACGCTGCGGTACTTGAAACTACCCGTGCACTTGAAGCCGATGGTGTACTCATCACATACGTACTTCCAAACGATGATGGCATTATTGACCCAAAAGAAATTTCAAAACTTCTAACTCCTGACACTGTCTTGGTCTGTGTGATGTATGTAAACAATGAAATTGGAACAATCCAGCCACTCCGTGAGATTTCGAAGAAAATTAAAGAGATGCGGAAAAGTGTTTCTGGAAGAGATCAACACTCCGACTATCCGTATTTCTATACTGATGCGTGTCAAGCACCTTTGTACTTGCCGCTTGCGATTAATGAATTGGGTGTAGATATGGTGACCTTGGACGGAATTAAAATGTATGGACCACGGGCAAGCGGCATACTCATTGCAAAAGATGCGGTACGTTTTGCACCGCTTATGCTTGGTGGTGCACACCAGCGAGGAAAGCGACCGGGAACAGAGTCTGTATCTCAAGTTGTTGGTATTAAAGAGGCACTCATAGAAGCAACTGAACTTCGAGTGTCGGAGTCAGAACGAATCCGCAAGTTACAAACATATTTCATAGAAAAAATTGCACGTCACTATGGTGAGAAGGCGTCTATTAATGGAAGTGTGAAAGAGGGAGAACTAATACCAAACAATGTAAATGTGTGCATTCGAAACATTGATTCTGAATTCGTGGTGCTTCAGCTTGATGCAAAGGGAATCTGTGTTTCCTCTGCAAGTAGCTGCTCGACACTATCAGACGCTGCTGGTTCATACGTCATTGAGTCCTTAGGGGAGGCGAAGCGGCGCTGTGCCGAGTCATCAATCCGGTTCTCATTTGGACGAGAAACGACTAAAAAAGATATAGATATTGCCCTTGAAACACTGTTTAAAATAGTGTAA
- the infB gene encoding translation initiation factor IF-2, with the protein MSSPKKNEKSKGTSTGELIERPPIVVVMGHIDHGKSTLLDYIRKTSIVDKEAGGITQKVGAYEVEVERASGMKRVTFIDTPGHEAFQGIRARGAKTADIAILVVSAEDGVKPQTLQALQTILAEELPYLVAINKIDRPNADIERTKQSLAENEIYVEGYGGNISVVPISAKTGENVDELIETILLMAELEEFKAGTDAQCTGFVLESDRDKKKGNAATLIITSGTMRSGETVVAGLTYSPIRVFENFLGKPIKEATFSAPVRISGWDSVPPVGSTFTVFSTKKEAEAYIDEQKDILSQVKQTNNRNTTGESKPYIPVIIRAQDAGRLDAVIHEISKISHPDIDIKVISSGVGEITEADIKMAIGSSTKAVVVGFATSIDTPARMMAENSATDIRSFEIIYKLSEWLQELLKERIPKKMTDQITGKLKVLKFFSRSKDKQIIGGKVIEGVIKNGGEIKIIRRENDIGRGSIRELQAKKERASEIEEGRECGLMVESKFEIAPGDILEAFETIEI; encoded by the coding sequence ATGTCATCTCCTAAGAAAAATGAGAAAAGCAAAGGGACAAGTACAGGGGAACTCATTGAAAGACCCCCTATTGTTGTTGTCATGGGACACATTGACCATGGTAAGTCCACCCTCCTTGATTACATTCGAAAGACTTCAATAGTAGACAAAGAGGCTGGGGGTATCACACAAAAGGTAGGAGCATATGAAGTGGAAGTTGAACGTGCAAGCGGTATGAAGCGCGTTACATTCATCGACACACCAGGCCATGAAGCCTTCCAAGGAATACGTGCTCGCGGAGCAAAAACTGCCGATATTGCCATCCTTGTTGTCTCTGCTGAAGATGGAGTTAAGCCACAGACCCTCCAGGCACTACAAACTATTCTTGCCGAAGAACTTCCATACCTCGTTGCAATTAACAAAATCGATCGACCTAACGCTGACATCGAACGAACCAAACAAAGCCTCGCTGAAAACGAAATCTATGTTGAAGGATACGGAGGAAATATTTCTGTTGTACCTATTTCAGCAAAAACTGGAGAAAATGTAGACGAACTCATCGAGACAATTCTTCTTATGGCAGAGCTAGAAGAGTTTAAGGCGGGAACTGATGCGCAATGCACAGGATTCGTACTTGAATCAGACCGAGACAAGAAAAAAGGAAACGCCGCAACACTAATTATCACCTCTGGAACCATGCGTTCAGGAGAAACAGTCGTTGCTGGACTCACCTACTCTCCTATCCGTGTATTTGAAAACTTCTTAGGCAAACCAATCAAAGAAGCAACATTCTCAGCTCCTGTTCGAATCAGCGGTTGGGACTCAGTTCCACCAGTAGGCTCAACATTTACTGTGTTTTCAACAAAGAAAGAAGCCGAAGCCTACATTGATGAACAAAAAGATATCCTCTCCCAGGTTAAACAAACAAACAACAGAAATACCACCGGTGAAAGCAAGCCGTACATTCCTGTCATTATTCGTGCGCAAGATGCCGGAAGACTGGACGCGGTTATCCACGAGATTTCAAAAATTTCCCATCCTGATATTGATATAAAAGTTATCTCAAGTGGTGTTGGTGAAATTACCGAAGCTGATATCAAAATGGCAATTGGCTCTTCAACAAAAGCAGTCGTTGTTGGATTTGCAACAAGCATCGACACACCAGCTCGAATGATGGCAGAAAACAGCGCGACTGACATTCGATCGTTTGAAATCATTTACAAACTGTCAGAGTGGCTCCAGGAACTTCTCAAAGAACGTATTCCAAAGAAGATGACTGACCAAATTACAGGAAAACTTAAAGTACTTAAATTCTTCAGCCGATCAAAAGACAAACAAATCATTGGAGGAAAAGTTATCGAAGGAGTAATTAAAAACGGTGGTGAAATTAAAATCATCCGCCGAGAAAATGACATTGGCCGAGGTTCTATCCGCGAACTCCAAGCAAAAAAGGAACGTGCGAGCGAGATTGAAGAAGGACGCGAGTGTGGATTGATGGTTGAGTCAAAGTTTGAAATCGCTCCAGGAGATATCCTTGAAGCATTTGAAACTATTGAGATATAG